A genomic region of Notamacropus eugenii isolate mMacEug1 chromosome 3, mMacEug1.pri_v2, whole genome shotgun sequence contains the following coding sequences:
- the PP2D1 gene encoding protein phosphatase 2C-like domain-containing protein 1 isoform X3 — MLWRSKVSNIAQIPIKEETKLEDDTTSENSALRRESLDFPTTSGTFQKAEGGITQSIPPLQRLSYRFRDAYRLTIPCSLCNQELHPSQFFAHKKQHKAMAVMGYKMTAREKPERNKLIEQRTSLISTLIEAYLYDEKTRQNIDNACELLCKQHIPSYYKILSNSFNSSVHLRKTDNPLVNAVAICEDQNKSWRPVMEDRYIFRNRFGKKSNACFFGLFDGHHGSVAAETTAVELPKFFLDQLAQYDSSYRMTKREKRFVHSFDTVFKEAYRRQEYLFSSQKRNISPSTCDYEWIHRAFAKAFWRMDRVLKLGRQEVSNFYWSGCSAVACLLECDEHFASSTSWQTDSFTEDSEMEMEEKKSFQFSKQFESNFGVLHIANVGNVHAVLCKGGQAHLLTKEHTTRSLSERHRVLSEGGKISSNEPHGFTEGIVQITRGLGFHGNPNLRKSVIPAPQTISVPIDDTCQFLIVATTGLWDVIDKNEAAAIAMSLFSIYEEIYKVTKREINRPLQHRAPFLPSISSSTISVQDSKIKLLYRNTSAFFEKMAQQNMGENSQGNSKKGFPTLEGLGKHKDSKSKINSKTEISSSRPFYLYGIEDSDETNSSTSHESSSIAEEEINRNFFDYAAEYVSHGLVKAALTAGSRENITVLVILLNGCGYQLYGSGI; from the exons ATGCTATGGAGGTCTAAGGTATCGAATATTGCACAAATTCCAATCAAGGAAGAGACAAAGTTAGAAGATGACACTACATCTGAAAATTCAGCATTACGAAGAGAATCCTTAGATTTTCCAACAACAAGTGGAACTTTCCAAAAAGCAGAAGGAGGAATAACTCAGAGCATCCCACCCCTTCAAAGGTTAAGCTACAGGTTCAGAGATGCTTACAGGCTCACTATTCCCTGTTCATTATGCAACCAAGAACTTCATCCATCTCAATTTTTTGCCCATAAGAAACAGCACAAAGCAATGGCCGTGATGGGCTACAAGATGACAGCTAgagaaaaaccagaaagaaacaagctTATAGAACAGAGGACTTCTCTAATCTCTACATTAATTGAAGCCTATTTGTATGATGAAAAAACCAGACAAAACATTGACAATGCTTGTGAGCTCCTTTGTAAGCAGCACATACCTTCCTATTACAAGATTCTTAGTAATTCTTTCAATAGTTCTGTGCACCTCAGGAAAACAGATAATCCACTAGTTAATGCTGTTGCCATCTGTGAAGACCAGAACAAGTCATGGAGACCAGTAATGGAAGACAGATATATCTTCCGGAACAGATTTGGGAAGAAATCCAACGCATGTTTTTTTGGCTTGTTTGATGGACACCATGGCTCCGTGGCAGCTGAAACCACTGCTGTAGAACTCCCTAAATTTTTTCTGGACCAACTTGCTCAATATGATTCTTCCTATAGGATGaccaagagagaaaaaagatttgtCCATTCTTTTGACACAGTGTTTAAGGAGGCTTACAGGAGACAAGAATACTTGTTTTCTTCccaaaagagaaatatttcacCTTCAACATGTGATTATGAGTGGATACATAGGGCTTTTGCTAAAGCTTTCTGGAGGATGGATAGAGTTTTGAAACTTGGGAGGCAGGAAGTATCCAATTTCTACTGGAGCGGCTGTTCAGCAGTTGCCTGTTTACTGGAATGCGATGAACATTTTGCTAGTAGTACCTCTTGGCAGACGGACAGTTTCACTGAGGAttcagaaatggaaatggaagaaaagaagagttTTCAATTTTCCAAACAATTTGAAAGCAACTTTGGAGTATTACATATTGCGAATGTTG gtAATGTTCATGCAGTCTTATGCAAAGGTGGACAAGCCCATCTTCTTACAAAAGAACATACAACTCGAAGCCTAAGTGAAAGACATCGTGTACTAAGTGAAGGAGGAAAAATCAGCAGCAACGAACCACATGGATTCACTGAAGGTATTGTGCAAATAACTCGTGGGCTTGGGTTTCATGGAAATCCCAATCTGAGAAAGTCTGTTATTCCAGCACCCCAAACAATCTCTGTCCCTATAGATGATACATGTCAATTCCTTATTGTTGCTACTACTGGACTTTGGGATGTTATAGATAAAAATGAAGCTGCAGCAATAGCAATGTCGTTATTTAGCATATATGAGGAAATATACAAAGTGACTAAGCGAGAAATAAATAGGCCACTCCAACACAGAGCACCTTTTTTACCTAGTATATCATCTTCAACTATTAGTGTACAAGACAGTAAAATCAAATTATTGTACCGTAatacttcagcattttttgaaaaaatggcCCAGCAGAACATGGGTGAAAATTcacaaggaaatagcaaaaaagGTTTTCCAACTTTAGAAGGTTTGGGTAAACATAAGGATTCGAAATCTAAGATAAATAGTAAAACAGAAATTTCAAGTTCAAGACCTTTTTATTTGTATGGCATTGAGGATAGTGATGAAACAAACAGCAGCACATCTCATGAATCATCAAGTAtagcagaggaagaaataaacaggaaTTTCTTTGATTATGCAGCAGAATATGTAAGTCATGGTCTCGTCAAAGCTGCTCTTACAGCAGGTTCTAGGGAGAACATTACTGTGTTGGTAATACTTCTCAATGGATGTGGCTATCAGTTATATGGAAGTGGAATCTGA
- the PP2D1 gene encoding protein phosphatase 2C-like domain-containing protein 1 isoform X2 — translation MSEKLRGMLWRSKVSNIAQIPIKEETKLEDDTTSENSALRRESLDFPTTSGTFQKAEGGITQSIPPLQRLSYRFRDAYRLTIPCSLCNQELHPSQFFAHKKQHKAMAVMGYKMTAREKPERNKLIEQRTSLISTLIEAYLYDEKTRQNIDNACELLCKQHIPSYYKILSNSFNSSVHLRKTDNPLVNAVAICEDQNKSWRPVMEDRYIFRNRFGKKSNACFFGLFDGHHGSVAAETTAVELPKFFLDQLAQYDSSYRMTKREKRFVHSFDTVFKEAYRRQEYLFSSQKRNISPSTCDYEWIHRAFAKAFWRMDRVLKLGRQEVSNFYWSGCSAVACLLECDEHFASSTSWQTDSFTEDSEMEMEEKKSFQFSKQFESNFGVLHIANVGNVHAVLCKGGQAHLLTKEHTTRSLSERHRVLSEGGKISSNEPHGFTEGIVQITRGLGFHGNPNLRKSVIPAPQTISVPIDDTCQFLIVATTGLWDVIDKNEAAAIAMSLFSIYEEIYKVTKREINRPLQHRAPFLPSISSSTISVQDSKIKLLYRNTSAFFEKMAQQNMGENSQGNSKKGFPTLEGLGKHKDSKSKINSKTEISSSRPFYLYGIEDSDETNSSTSHESSSIAEEEINRNFFDYAAEYVSHGLVKAALTAGSRENITVLVILLNGCGYQLYGSGI, via the exons AATGCTATGGAGGTCTAAGGTATCGAATATTGCACAAATTCCAATCAAGGAAGAGACAAAGTTAGAAGATGACACTACATCTGAAAATTCAGCATTACGAAGAGAATCCTTAGATTTTCCAACAACAAGTGGAACTTTCCAAAAAGCAGAAGGAGGAATAACTCAGAGCATCCCACCCCTTCAAAGGTTAAGCTACAGGTTCAGAGATGCTTACAGGCTCACTATTCCCTGTTCATTATGCAACCAAGAACTTCATCCATCTCAATTTTTTGCCCATAAGAAACAGCACAAAGCAATGGCCGTGATGGGCTACAAGATGACAGCTAgagaaaaaccagaaagaaacaagctTATAGAACAGAGGACTTCTCTAATCTCTACATTAATTGAAGCCTATTTGTATGATGAAAAAACCAGACAAAACATTGACAATGCTTGTGAGCTCCTTTGTAAGCAGCACATACCTTCCTATTACAAGATTCTTAGTAATTCTTTCAATAGTTCTGTGCACCTCAGGAAAACAGATAATCCACTAGTTAATGCTGTTGCCATCTGTGAAGACCAGAACAAGTCATGGAGACCAGTAATGGAAGACAGATATATCTTCCGGAACAGATTTGGGAAGAAATCCAACGCATGTTTTTTTGGCTTGTTTGATGGACACCATGGCTCCGTGGCAGCTGAAACCACTGCTGTAGAACTCCCTAAATTTTTTCTGGACCAACTTGCTCAATATGATTCTTCCTATAGGATGaccaagagagaaaaaagatttgtCCATTCTTTTGACACAGTGTTTAAGGAGGCTTACAGGAGACAAGAATACTTGTTTTCTTCccaaaagagaaatatttcacCTTCAACATGTGATTATGAGTGGATACATAGGGCTTTTGCTAAAGCTTTCTGGAGGATGGATAGAGTTTTGAAACTTGGGAGGCAGGAAGTATCCAATTTCTACTGGAGCGGCTGTTCAGCAGTTGCCTGTTTACTGGAATGCGATGAACATTTTGCTAGTAGTACCTCTTGGCAGACGGACAGTTTCACTGAGGAttcagaaatggaaatggaagaaaagaagagttTTCAATTTTCCAAACAATTTGAAAGCAACTTTGGAGTATTACATATTGCGAATGTTG gtAATGTTCATGCAGTCTTATGCAAAGGTGGACAAGCCCATCTTCTTACAAAAGAACATACAACTCGAAGCCTAAGTGAAAGACATCGTGTACTAAGTGAAGGAGGAAAAATCAGCAGCAACGAACCACATGGATTCACTGAAGGTATTGTGCAAATAACTCGTGGGCTTGGGTTTCATGGAAATCCCAATCTGAGAAAGTCTGTTATTCCAGCACCCCAAACAATCTCTGTCCCTATAGATGATACATGTCAATTCCTTATTGTTGCTACTACTGGACTTTGGGATGTTATAGATAAAAATGAAGCTGCAGCAATAGCAATGTCGTTATTTAGCATATATGAGGAAATATACAAAGTGACTAAGCGAGAAATAAATAGGCCACTCCAACACAGAGCACCTTTTTTACCTAGTATATCATCTTCAACTATTAGTGTACAAGACAGTAAAATCAAATTATTGTACCGTAatacttcagcattttttgaaaaaatggcCCAGCAGAACATGGGTGAAAATTcacaaggaaatagcaaaaaagGTTTTCCAACTTTAGAAGGTTTGGGTAAACATAAGGATTCGAAATCTAAGATAAATAGTAAAACAGAAATTTCAAGTTCAAGACCTTTTTATTTGTATGGCATTGAGGATAGTGATGAAACAAACAGCAGCACATCTCATGAATCATCAAGTAtagcagaggaagaaataaacaggaaTTTCTTTGATTATGCAGCAGAATATGTAAGTCATGGTCTCGTCAAAGCTGCTCTTACAGCAGGTTCTAGGGAGAACATTACTGTGTTGGTAATACTTCTCAATGGATGTGGCTATCAGTTATATGGAAGTGGAATCTGA
- the PP2D1 gene encoding protein phosphatase 2C-like domain-containing protein 1 isoform X1: MLLCPALSRMLWRSKVSNIAQIPIKEETKLEDDTTSENSALRRESLDFPTTSGTFQKAEGGITQSIPPLQRLSYRFRDAYRLTIPCSLCNQELHPSQFFAHKKQHKAMAVMGYKMTAREKPERNKLIEQRTSLISTLIEAYLYDEKTRQNIDNACELLCKQHIPSYYKILSNSFNSSVHLRKTDNPLVNAVAICEDQNKSWRPVMEDRYIFRNRFGKKSNACFFGLFDGHHGSVAAETTAVELPKFFLDQLAQYDSSYRMTKREKRFVHSFDTVFKEAYRRQEYLFSSQKRNISPSTCDYEWIHRAFAKAFWRMDRVLKLGRQEVSNFYWSGCSAVACLLECDEHFASSTSWQTDSFTEDSEMEMEEKKSFQFSKQFESNFGVLHIANVGNVHAVLCKGGQAHLLTKEHTTRSLSERHRVLSEGGKISSNEPHGFTEGIVQITRGLGFHGNPNLRKSVIPAPQTISVPIDDTCQFLIVATTGLWDVIDKNEAAAIAMSLFSIYEEIYKVTKREINRPLQHRAPFLPSISSSTISVQDSKIKLLYRNTSAFFEKMAQQNMGENSQGNSKKGFPTLEGLGKHKDSKSKINSKTEISSSRPFYLYGIEDSDETNSSTSHESSSIAEEEINRNFFDYAAEYVSHGLVKAALTAGSRENITVLVILLNGCGYQLYGSGI; the protein is encoded by the exons AATGCTATGGAGGTCTAAGGTATCGAATATTGCACAAATTCCAATCAAGGAAGAGACAAAGTTAGAAGATGACACTACATCTGAAAATTCAGCATTACGAAGAGAATCCTTAGATTTTCCAACAACAAGTGGAACTTTCCAAAAAGCAGAAGGAGGAATAACTCAGAGCATCCCACCCCTTCAAAGGTTAAGCTACAGGTTCAGAGATGCTTACAGGCTCACTATTCCCTGTTCATTATGCAACCAAGAACTTCATCCATCTCAATTTTTTGCCCATAAGAAACAGCACAAAGCAATGGCCGTGATGGGCTACAAGATGACAGCTAgagaaaaaccagaaagaaacaagctTATAGAACAGAGGACTTCTCTAATCTCTACATTAATTGAAGCCTATTTGTATGATGAAAAAACCAGACAAAACATTGACAATGCTTGTGAGCTCCTTTGTAAGCAGCACATACCTTCCTATTACAAGATTCTTAGTAATTCTTTCAATAGTTCTGTGCACCTCAGGAAAACAGATAATCCACTAGTTAATGCTGTTGCCATCTGTGAAGACCAGAACAAGTCATGGAGACCAGTAATGGAAGACAGATATATCTTCCGGAACAGATTTGGGAAGAAATCCAACGCATGTTTTTTTGGCTTGTTTGATGGACACCATGGCTCCGTGGCAGCTGAAACCACTGCTGTAGAACTCCCTAAATTTTTTCTGGACCAACTTGCTCAATATGATTCTTCCTATAGGATGaccaagagagaaaaaagatttgtCCATTCTTTTGACACAGTGTTTAAGGAGGCTTACAGGAGACAAGAATACTTGTTTTCTTCccaaaagagaaatatttcacCTTCAACATGTGATTATGAGTGGATACATAGGGCTTTTGCTAAAGCTTTCTGGAGGATGGATAGAGTTTTGAAACTTGGGAGGCAGGAAGTATCCAATTTCTACTGGAGCGGCTGTTCAGCAGTTGCCTGTTTACTGGAATGCGATGAACATTTTGCTAGTAGTACCTCTTGGCAGACGGACAGTTTCACTGAGGAttcagaaatggaaatggaagaaaagaagagttTTCAATTTTCCAAACAATTTGAAAGCAACTTTGGAGTATTACATATTGCGAATGTTG gtAATGTTCATGCAGTCTTATGCAAAGGTGGACAAGCCCATCTTCTTACAAAAGAACATACAACTCGAAGCCTAAGTGAAAGACATCGTGTACTAAGTGAAGGAGGAAAAATCAGCAGCAACGAACCACATGGATTCACTGAAGGTATTGTGCAAATAACTCGTGGGCTTGGGTTTCATGGAAATCCCAATCTGAGAAAGTCTGTTATTCCAGCACCCCAAACAATCTCTGTCCCTATAGATGATACATGTCAATTCCTTATTGTTGCTACTACTGGACTTTGGGATGTTATAGATAAAAATGAAGCTGCAGCAATAGCAATGTCGTTATTTAGCATATATGAGGAAATATACAAAGTGACTAAGCGAGAAATAAATAGGCCACTCCAACACAGAGCACCTTTTTTACCTAGTATATCATCTTCAACTATTAGTGTACAAGACAGTAAAATCAAATTATTGTACCGTAatacttcagcattttttgaaaaaatggcCCAGCAGAACATGGGTGAAAATTcacaaggaaatagcaaaaaagGTTTTCCAACTTTAGAAGGTTTGGGTAAACATAAGGATTCGAAATCTAAGATAAATAGTAAAACAGAAATTTCAAGTTCAAGACCTTTTTATTTGTATGGCATTGAGGATAGTGATGAAACAAACAGCAGCACATCTCATGAATCATCAAGTAtagcagaggaagaaataaacaggaaTTTCTTTGATTATGCAGCAGAATATGTAAGTCATGGTCTCGTCAAAGCTGCTCTTACAGCAGGTTCTAGGGAGAACATTACTGTGTTGGTAATACTTCTCAATGGATGTGGCTATCAGTTATATGGAAGTGGAATCTGA